tgaggatgccctggcacaggttgccagagaagctgtggctgcccctggatccctcgagtgtccaaggccaggttggacagagcttggatctccctgggacagtgggaggtgtccctgtccatggcagggggggaaTGAATGATCCTTaagatcccttcccacccaaacccttcCATGTGTCTGTGATTTTACAATTACCATGAAACTGTGTCTAATATCTTGCCCCTACCCATGGGACCCAGCCCAGAGTCCCTAAAGCAGCAGAGCAATTTTGTCCTTTCCTTGtcctttcatttgttcattCCAGAGGCACTAAAAGCTGCTCTGATTTTTGCCTCCTCTCTGGAATCCCAGCTGGGGTTGCCCCAGTCACCCCCTTTTCCTTAGAGacccttttccttctgctcctctctcctccacAGGCCAAGCTGTCAGGGGCCATGTCTCGGCGGATCAGGGCAGCTTTTGGGGCTGTGAACTTCTGGGCCATCGTCCTCTACAACATCCTGGCCCTCAACAGCCTGGAGTTTGCTCTGCTGGTGACCAAGAGACTCCTCGTGATGGGTAAGGTGCTGCCAGCCTTCCCCACTGAGACACCCCTGTCTGAACTGCTATGGGAGCTGAGGACTGGCATCttgagtccttttgggtccaAAGTGCCCTGGCCACTGGCTTGTGATGTGGCTGCTCCAAATGGCCTTAATTCTTCTGCAAAAAGTGGTTTCTTAGCCCCCCCTGCTCCTCACTGAGTGTTCTGGTGTACCAGCTGCCTGCCAGGTGTGCTTGtacagctcctggcacagcctgagcctggTTTAGCCCCCCTGGAGAACTGCAGAGGTCACGTTCACCTCACCAAGCAgggctcagtccctgcctgtGAAATGTTCCCCTTGCTGGAGAAAGGGATTGACTCCTCCTGCCtcatttcctctgctccagcagacaCCCTGCATCATCCCAAAGGTGACAGGTACAAACCCTCATCCTGCAGTCTGtaggtgtcttggtttgaacagacaggtgtctgctaaggaaggcaggagcctcccctgaaatggagaatgtaaaccctCCTCAcccctctgaattgctataaattttaaattaaggggctctcaggcaaaaaaatatgggagtaggaataacagttctttgatagggaagacaaaaaaaggataaaataaacactgcagtaaactaaaacaacactgccagagtcagaacacaccctgacaccctgtgggtccaggtgttggcagcagtcccattggaattgtggctgcagccctcctggagagtcaggggtggttctgttggagcagggatcctgtagaaaagggtgcagtcttcctctgaaggtccagtggaagaggcagctgctgttcttcTGGGAATCCAGtagagaagctgtgctggtgttccagaatctccagattatatccgggtaggaatgtttggctcctccctctgggtggagcatctcccaatgggatgctgtagttcttatcagccatgcagtgacattcaatagcctgttatcagcaggtgtccccTCCCGAGGGAGGAGTGAAtgtgatcactcagagagagagataaggggaattGCCCTCTTGACAAAggacaactgccatacagatccatcctgccttgcaatctgggACAGTACATTTCTAATCAGTGCATTGTGGCACTGTTCTGAAGCCTTCTTGAGCTGCCCAGGGTATAAATAGCCCTGAGGAGCCCtctctgggatggggatggataATGTCACACTCGTTGTGCCAGGAGTGCCTGCCCGCTGAGCTGGCTGGCTTTTGCTGGTTGCATTATTCATTGCACAGCTCCTGTTTTAGCAGGAACAAACCCTGGATCCACCCCTGTGCTGTGGAGACCAGATTTGTGATTGCAAACACCGTCAGACCCTTCTGAAGAGGAGGGAGAACTCCGGGCTCTGTCACTGACGTAGGTGACAGAAATATGTATTTTCCTGGGTGGACACTGTGTCCCCACTGAGTGCAGGACAAGAAGACTCCAAAACAGCACCACAATGCACTGATTAGAAACGTACAGACTGCAGGATGAGGATTTGTACCTGTCACCTTTGGGATGATGCAGGGtgtctgctggagcagaggaaatgaGGCAGGACAAAGCTGGTGCTGATCCTCAGCATCAGTGGGGCCCAAAGCTTCCAGAAGGTCACAGTGCTGAGCAACGATGGACATGGGCAGGTTCAATGGGCAGAAAGTCAACCATAACTTCTGAACTTGGGGAGCagaaggatttttgggggtaaGAGGGGCTCAAAACCCCTCCAGCATGTCCTCACTTCAGTTGCAGTCCATGGTGCCTTggtgggctcagcacagcttcACCTAAAATCCAACCCTGAGGATTTCCCTCTTGGtgaagctgcagggctggatcgACGATGAAAAATGTCACTGGCCACCATGAGCTTGTGGGACCTCCCAAGCCCACCtgagaggcagctgtgctggtgaaGAACTGGCCTGGTTAGACCAGCACAGCTGCATGACCAggtctccctccctgccctagGTTTCCCTGAGAGCACCTTGTCCATCTGGTTCATCACCTACTGCGGCGTGCAGCTGATCAAGGAGCGCGAGCGCATCCTGGCCctccaggaggaggagaagggggacaAGCCCAAGCTGGAGTAGGGGAGGAACCACAGGCTTGCCCTGAAGCTTCATCTCCCTtccagccactgctgccaggcCAGGCTCTGGCCAGGGCTCTCCAAGCCCTCCTGACAATCAGACTGCTGTAGCTCATCCACGTAGAGGTCACCTGGAAGGCACAGGTCACCCCCTTGCTGCAGGGAAGATCTTCCATCAGGCACAGCGGGTGTTTCACGGTCTCCCCAGGCGTGGCAAGATGCTGAGGCAGCTCCCAGGATGTTTCTCCCATGCCAGAGCCATCCCCATTGTTTTCCTGACCCTCTGACAGTGTGCAGGCCCAGAGATTTCACCCCCGCTTCCCTCAACGCTTGTGCACCAGCACTGGGCTCCCCCTCAGCCCTTGTCTCCCAGAGGAGACTCTCCAGGCCCCCTGGCTGGAGGTTTTAgggccctgcactgctggatCTGAGACTGCTGTGGCCACCACGACCACCCTGCTGTGACATGTGTCCTGGGACTCAAGCCAAACCCCACCTCAGATTTTTTACATGCCATGGACAAAGGTCTAAGCTCACATTCCTGCCCATGGCTGAGGGGCAGAACGTGCTGTAGCCACCCCTTGCTCACCTCCATCCCTTTCCCCAGCTGCCTTTggtgtgcacagcccagctggaggGCTGAGTGAGCACATGGCTGAACACattcaaaggagaaaaaccccaaggGAAGGGCAaggagtggggctgggtggTGGAGGGAAAGCCCATGGGAGACTCCTTGGAGAATTAGACTTTGGGAGCGTGTGAAACACAGTGCCTTGGGGGAAAGGTGGGTTTGTGACACAGAAATAGCTCTCTTGCACTTTAGAGTAACTCTCAGTGGCCTTAAGTCTGAGTTCTGTCTGTTTGGAGGCAGGATCCACACCCCTCTGCAGTGGGCTCGAGACCTTGGTGCATCCCTGTGGGGGAAGCAGGATGGGCTCCTAGCCAGCTTTCAGCTCTGCCAAAGTAATTTGTGAAGTCCCTGGTAAATGTCTCTTATTTATGTAGCCAATAAATGTTGGATAATTCTGGCACCTGCTGCTCATCCCTGTtaatgctgctggctgcaggtgaCACCCCTGGAAATGCCTGAGATGAGAGGACAAGGATCTGTTTGCAGGCCCTCACCTGCCCCCCAGAAGAGTGACACAGGACATTTGTGACTTCAGCACAAACCCATTTGTCATCACCAGACAGAAGGTTGGGCTGCAGCTGGATTCATATTCACCTTTATTTTGACTCTCCTTTTGTACATATCTTGAGCCTGTGGCCAGCAAACCTCACCCACGTGGGTTTTGGGCTGGAAGCCAGGTTGGTTTTACTTTTGGGAGCCTGACCAACAATGCTGAGAGTAAGGGGCAGGTATTGTGCCTTGGTGGCATCTTGTCACATCCCTTTTTGACACATCTGTCACTGCTGGGATTTTCATTGGTGTTTCTTGGCGTCTCCATTATTTCAGGTTTAGTTTTTCCATCCAACCAGCTCTGCCACCGTGTGCTTCCTGCAGGGTTGGGTTCATCTCCTGCCCTCTGTAGGGGTGTCCTTGCACAGGTGGCACCTCCCTGAGGTGCTGGCACCAAGGGCTCTGTCACTGGGGTGGCTCAGCTCGGGTCTGTGGCTGCCTGGGAGGACAGAGTCACCTCCCAGAGTCCAAGTGGGTGACTCACATGGCAAAGCCCAGTGACTCTGCACTGCCCTCCTGACTGGGACACTTCAGGAGAGAAAATAGCCCATTCACTAAGAGTCTATATTTACCCAGCAGCTGCATCTGCTGAAGCTGCCAGAAGGAGCTAATCTTAGACATCAACCCAGCCAGTGATCTGTTAGAGACAGTTCACGGGAGAATTTAGGCTTTGCCCTCCTTTTCCAGGAGTTATCCCTTCACCTTTTGCTGCTCTGACAAGCCCTGGAGGTCTGAGCCCCCTGGTGCTGTCTCAACCAGCTCAGCCTTGCACAGGTCACCCTCAGCCTCACTGAATGCCTCTGTAGGATGGGATTGAtccactgctccatccctcatCTCATCCCCTCTGGTTACTGCCTGCCCCTTCATAAAACTCTAccaagaaaagcaatttttttattgtaattaTAAATCCCACTTAACATCCTTACACTGGACACTTTCTTGTTTATCCTGACATGGCTGAAATTCCTTCATCCATCCTTTTGGTTGTAACATTTTATGTTGGTGGGAGTgatcctgcagcactgcatgcCTTTAGGATGTGTGTCCTCACTGTTGTGGTTTAATCCCACACAGTTTCCCTCTCACTCACTGCCCCTCACCCCATAAGGAGGagaatcagaaagaaaaggtaaaCAGGTAAATCTGTGGAGGTAAGAACAGTTTAACATTTGAAACAAAATGTAGTGATGATAATAATGacaaggagaggagaaagagcaaCAGAGCCCAAGAGGAACAAGTGCTGCACAACAATTGCTCATCACCCACTGGCTGATGCCCAGACAGTAAACTGGCTCCCTTCTGGGTAATTTCCACAGTTTATATCCTGGAAATGATGTTctgtggtatggaatatccctctgGCCAGCTCAGGTCAGCTctcctggccatgctgcttcTCAGCCTTTGGTGCAGAGTGTGAGAGGTGGAAAGTCCTTGACTCAGGGTGAGGATGACAGCAGGAGCCAAAATATAGGTGAGTTATCAGCATTATCCTCATCCTAAAtcaggaaaaacacagcactgcaggagcaAAATGACCTCTCCCAGATGAAACCAGGACCTCCACCCACTCCCATGTCCTGGGGGACTGTTGCCCACTTGGGGACACATTTAATGACTGTGGGAGTCCGCTGGTCATTGGAAATCCctggctgtgggatctgtgggacaaTGCACCCAGGCTCTTGGAAAACCAGGGCTGCTTCCCCAAgcttcagagctgctccagctgctgggcaaAGCCACTGAAGCCCCTGGAGTCcccagggcaggtttgggaCCAGCACAGGGCCCTTTCCCTGGGTGAGCCACCAACCTGGTGccagagctcctctgggaagggctgcagctgaATTTTAGCAGTGGCACCCCGCGGGGTGGGGGATAAGGAATCAAAACTCAGCTGGCAgcacaaggaaaaggaaaacaaggcagGGCTGAAGGGAGATtaaaggcagagggagggggggaaatcCCAGCTGGTGGTACAAGAGCACAGGATTAAACTTGGGATGGCACAGAGCTGATGCAgagggggcagagaggggaggaagggggtgTCCAGCCCCAGATGTCAGGGAGCAAAGATTCCTGACGTTCCACCCACTTCAAAGATCGGCACTCGGAGCTTGATCCTGGCACagatgagcagcacaggagagctcATGATGTGAGCTCTGGAAACAGCTTGTGATTATTTCCCTGCTGTATTGGTACCTCCCAGATGCTGCTGGAACCACACCAGTACTGAAGGGTTTCATACTGGTATAGCTCCCTCCCTCTTCTAGAGACAACCATCATGGCAATTTTTATAAACACATCCCTGACAGGATAAGGGGTTGTGTGGCTTTAAACACACCAAGAATAATGGCTAATATTTTTTCATAGACTTAATTAAATTGTTAATTAAATCTGTGCCATCACTGAGTGTCAGACAGCCCAGAGGGTCCACAGCAAGAGATAAAACAGATTCATGTGCAAGTTTTACTATGGGTATAAATAATTATAGCTACTCTGCTCACCCATGTCTGTCAAAACTAATTTGCTTGTGAGCTCTGTGGGAATACCTGGACCTGGCCTGGCCATTTGAGGGCCCAGGGGACTTCCCAGACATCCATGGGTAGGCAAGCAGGACACAAAAGCTGCTGGAGAGCTCAGCCACCCTGGAACATCAGCTCCAGGCCAGGCAGGTTGTCCTGCTGTGCCTCTAGACTTCATCCAGAGGGGAATGAGGAACCAGAAGGCCTGAGCAGGAGACCCTCAATTTACTAGAAGGTATTTGTGTTTAGATGTTTTAATCTGTGAGTTTAAGCCCACTACtgcatttcctttatttctgttctgcctCAGACACTCTCTGTCACCAGGATCTGGAGAAGATGGATTTATTGGTGCCAAGGTGCCCAGAGACTGTGCCACTGGGGCTCATCTGCATGTTTGACAGTCACAGAATCAGTGAGGCTGAAAAAGAGCTCTGGGGTTGGCTCCAACCTGTGGTTGAACCAGATCATGGccctgagtgctgtgtccagtctttccttcacacctccagggatggtgactccaccacctaCTGCAGGTGGAATAGCCattcctctcccccagccctcaaATCTCCTGCTTTAGTGAGGATTTTAAAGGAACTTCCAGCACAGGTCTCATATCCCATACAGGGCTGTAAATAAACACCTCAATCTCCATTTCCCACCCCTTTCCAGACCCCTGAAAAGTGACTCCAGAGGAGAATAAAGGACAAACCTGTGGAGCAAAGCAGGCCTGGGTGGgagctggctggagctgggggtgccaCAAAGCCCACACAAGACCTTCCCTTAGCACATCCTTCCATCTTTGACTTCATGGCCTATTTTTAGCACAGCTAAAGGTCCAGCATTTTCAGAGCATCATCAGGAGGAAGTCCCAGCCTTGCCACCCATGACCCAAACAGCAAATTGGGCTGTTAGATTCACCCAGAGGCCTCTTCCCAAACCCACGTGTCCCCCGTGGTGTCACAGCAGCCaaacctgctgctctccccGCGGTGACTCACGAGCTGACAGACCCTTCCTGAATTCCTGGGGCTGGAATTACAGCTGTTCCCTCGGcccccctcccttcctccttgtCCAATGTGTCATATTAAAGGGTGATCGGCTTACACATGCTGCACTATGGATTCCTTaagccctgcagtgctgtgtctaTATATAAAGCCCCGAGCTGGAAGCTGAAGTGCACAGACAGCTGGGAGCGTCGCGAGCGTCTCACATTCCCGGTGTGCCAGCGGTCTGGAAGCCCGtgaggctgtgagctctgctctgagcaagtTTCTTTACTCAGGTTTAGGTACAGCCACCAATCTTTATCCATAAAAGAAGGATTGGGGCAAAGAACGAGCGGTTATTCACCACCATGGGTTTGCCTCTTGATCAAGTGGAAGAATTGCGTCTCTACCAGCAAACTCTTCTCCAGGATGGACTCAAAGACATGTTGGACCACAATAAGTTTCTGGACTGTGTCTtaaaagtgaaaggaaaggaGTTTCCCTGCCACCggctggtgctggcagcctgcagcccGTATTTCCGGGCCATGTTCCTCTCAGACATGGAAGAGAGCAAGAAGAGGGAGGTCAGCTTGGAAGATGTCGACCCAGACGTCATGGGCAAGATCCTCCACTACATCTACACCTCCGAGCTGGAGATCACCGAGCAGAACGTGCAGGACATCTTCTCCGTGGCCAACATGTTCCAGATCCCCTCCATCTTCACCGTGTGCGTGTCCTTCCTGCAGAAGAGACTCTGCCTCAGCAACTGCCTGGCCATCTTCCGGCTGGGATTGATGCTGGACTGCGCCCGGCTGGCCGTGGCCGCCCGGGATTTCATCTGCGACCGCTTCGCGCTGGTCTCCCGGGACGAGGAGTTCTACCAGCTCTCCCCCGACGAGCTGATCGCCATCATCTCCAGCGACTCGCTCAAcgtggagaaggaggagagcgTCTTCGAGGTGGTGATGAAGTGGGTGGGGACCAAGGAGCGCGAGAGCCGGCAGAAGGCCCTGCCTGTCATCTTCGAGAGCATCCGCTTCCGCCTCATGCCCGGCGACTACATCAGGGACCACGTGGAGAAGCACGCCGTGGTCAAGTCCAGCCCCGAGCTGCTCAAGAAGCTGCAGATGGTGAAGGACGCCCAGAAAGGCAAGTTCACcgtggtgaagaagaagaaagtgaagaagAACAGTGAGAATCAAGCAAAGGAGGATGTTGTCAATGGAGCAGTGGATGAAGGGGAAGATACGGAGGAGGATGCTCTCCCTGGGATCTTGAATGACACCATGCGCTTTGGGATGTTCCTCCAGGACCTGATTTTCATGGTGAGTGACAGTGGAGCAGTGGCCTATGACCCCAATGCCAACGAGTGCTATTTTGCCTCCCTGTCTACTCAAATCCCAAAGAACCACGTCAGTCTGGTGACCAAAGAGAATCAGATCTTCATTGTTGGAGGACTGTACTACAACGAGGACAACAAAGAGGATCCCATGAGCTCCTACTTCCTACAGGTACTACCTTtgtcttccttttgtttctttgaccacttgGGAACATCCCCAAACTTTAGCTTGCATGCAAAGCCCATAATATTTGTTGTCATGTGATGTAAAAGTGAAAGTTGTAAACTAAGGAGAATTATCTGGGTTGCTTTACTGGAGattcttttctgtttatttttgagGTAGATGCCACTGAGGGGTTGGTTGTGGTAGTTGAGGAAGAAGGTTTGAAGGAGTAGGAAATAGGAATGAGCCTTCCTGATTCAAATCCTGAGGAGAGGATTGTTTAGAACAGTGAATtgggcccagccctggctgtcacAGGGTTCACAAACTGGGAGGTTCGTGGTATCAGACCTTGCATCCCCTGCCTTCCCTGGTTATGAGCCCCAGGAAAACCCACGGGTGATGCTGCCAGGTGCtgaaaaaggagcagcagcagctgcagccacagagcaAACACCCCAAGGACACAGGGCATATCCCTGCCTCCCAACAcgtgccccattcccagtgctgctcctgtccctggagATGGGCTTGGTCCAGCTCAGAGTCTCTGCCTCAACTATTTCCATCCTGAGAGGGAAACCACCACGAACTGTCTTTGGGGATACCCCTCAGGGAAAGTGGCTGCTCTAACTCAGCAGTGACCCAGCTGTGACTGGATTGAGCTGTGCAGGCAATctgagccccagcctgggctgcagcccagATTTCTTTCCCTGTAGACAGCTAACAGAAggctcctgcccttcctgctgacCCCAAGGAATCCAGTAAACCCTCTATTCTTCCTCCCATACCCAGAAATCCTTTTTTTGTTCCTCTCCATGGCTCAAATCTTCTGGGAAGAAACAATAATGTGTCTCAGGCTCACATCTTCTGGGAAAAACAATAACATCTCCAGGCAGAAAGGATAAAATGAGGGTGGTTGCCAAGCTGAGACACAGAGCCCTGATCCCTGCCTTGACCCATTGCTCTCATCAGTGGGGCTGCACATCATGCAGGGACCAGGCTTGTCCTCACCTGGAAAGGGGCAGGGGGTTGTGCAGGCCAGGTGAAGTCCAGGGAGGAAGAAACCCCAGCCCTATGTATCAGGAGGGAGTGGGAAAGCTGAGAAAGTGCTGGGGGTGTCCTGTTTGAGATACAGCCTGTCACACTGTCCAGTCCATGATGACAGAGAAGTGGGCAACCCCATCAGTTACCTGTGAAGACCAGGCCAATGAATTCAGCCAAACCTGTGCCTAAAGATCAATCttcccagcagaggaggagcagggtcCAGAGAGGTCACAGAACTTCAATCCCAGAATGGCCTGGGAGATCATTCTTTGGAATCTTGAGAGGGACCTTGATCATCTCctagttccaaacccctgccatgagcagggacacctcccactagaccaggctgctcagagctccatccaacttggccttgaacacttccaggggtggggcagcaTCCTTGGAAACATTTAATATTTGACTGCACAAAGCCCTGGGAAACAGCTCTAACCCCAAACCTGCGCCCCTTTGAACATGTGGGTTGGATAAAAAACCTTTGGTGGTCCTTCCCCCCAAAGTACTCTGTGGTCCTAAGCTGCAAACAGCAAGATTTCTCTATTCAGCTCCCAGTTTGCCACTGACTCAGTGGCAAATGCCTTGAGCATCGTGGGGCCAGTTTCAGCTCTTCCCCACAAGAAGGGTCTCTTCACACATCACCACGTCACTTGTGCTTGGGAGAATCAGACAAGCCCTGGGACTGGAGAGTGCCATCAGTTTgcaaatgtttaattttttacatCATTGTCATTATGTAGCTCACAGTTGCTGTATGAGCAAGAGAGGATTTGAGCCCTTTTTTTCAGCTCAAACAACACATTTAGAAGTGCAGCTCTATGACAAGCCACTGTGCCACAGCTCCCTACACCTTCTGACTTCTTCtatccccccaaatttcacatTCCCCCTGCTGAAGCCAGGTGCATTAGGTCAGGGATAATTTAGATTTAAGGACAGGcaccaaaatataaaaatgctgATAAATCCCAGGGGCCTTGCAGATTTTGGCAGGAGCAAGATGATTCCATTGACATTTCAGATGGAAAAGGGTATCCTTTCTTTGTCACTTGCAAGATTTATGACTCGAAAACAATGCTGAATCCATCAAGAAGCAGGAACTATCCTGATGACTGAACTGCTCAGGGTTGCACTATAAATAACACATGTGTGGACCACAGCTTACAAAGAGACAAAAACCACAGGCACCCAGCTGAGGGCGAGTCTTTGGAGCCAACCCATCAGGCTGAAGCTCCTTGGCCTGAGCCCATGGCAAACAATGCTCCAGGCAGTGCTGCGTCacagctccatcctgcagccCCACAAAATTGGCTGCAAGACATCTCTCCCTCCTCCATCAAGATATAATAATTTTTCCCCCAGTTCCCATTAAGCCACAGTGCTCAGAGTCTCCAGTCtaagaatttttctctttttttttacatttttttttcttttttttttacatttttttcttttttttttttttcacatgtgGGAGACGAGGCAATGCTTTGATCTACAGATGTCCAAGGATTTGGTGATCTGAACCAGCAGCTTGCTCATCTGCCAGCTGGGTCTGGCACACTTTATCTGTGTGGCAAACATTGCTGGCAGCACCCTGTTACCTGGCAGAGATGGAAAATGCCAGGATGAAATACTGTGAGGTGTTCTATGCATGAAAAAGTTCAGGAAAATTTCTAGGATTAAAATGCTTCCATTCCTCCAGTCCCAGAATTAATCCATTTTAAGTGCAGCAAGAAGTCTTTCACCCAAAGGTGACCAAGCTTATTCCAAGTTCCAGGTTAGAAGAGGAGACTCAGGAGAGAGCTTATCActccacaactccctgaaaggaggctggagCCAGGTGAGGTTGGCCTCTTCTCACAGGCTaccagggacaggatgagaggacagggcctcaagctgcaccatgggaggttcaggttggacatcatggagaatttttttactgaaaaggtggtcaggcattgagatgggctgtccagggaagtggtggagtcaccatccctggaggtgttcaagaaatgacttgatgtggcactcagtgccatggaaTTGACAAGGAGGTGACAGGTCAAAGGTTGGACCCAATGATCCCAGAGGCATTTTCCAACTTTAACATAATTCTGTAAGGTCCAGGATTTGATGAACAGAGCAGAACATGTTGCTGCAGACCCATCTCTGCTCTTATGCCTTGTCATAAAAGGTCTATCATACAAATTGTGACTTGGGTTTGCTGTCAGATCTcccatcctgctccagctgacacaggcacaggagcaTTGCAGAGAGTGCTGCTGGGGTGACCAAGCTGCACATGGGAACACACTTTGTCCTCCACCTCTGGACCCTGCCTTTTGCTAATCAAATGGGCACACACTAATGACCATATGTTCCCTTCCAGTACGACCATCTGGATGCAGACTGGCTGGGGATgccccccctgccctcccctcgcTGCCTCTTCGGCCTGGGGGAGGCAGAAAACTCAATTTTTGTGGTTGGAGGGA
This Haemorhous mexicanus isolate bHaeMex1 chromosome 1, bHaeMex1.pri, whole genome shotgun sequence DNA region includes the following protein-coding sequences:
- the KLHL40 gene encoding kelch-like protein 40: MGLPLDQVEELRLYQQTLLQDGLKDMLDHNKFLDCVLKVKGKEFPCHRLVLAACSPYFRAMFLSDMEESKKREVSLEDVDPDVMGKILHYIYTSELEITEQNVQDIFSVANMFQIPSIFTVCVSFLQKRLCLSNCLAIFRLGLMLDCARLAVAARDFICDRFALVSRDEEFYQLSPDELIAIISSDSLNVEKEESVFEVVMKWVGTKERESRQKALPVIFESIRFRLMPGDYIRDHVEKHAVVKSSPELLKKLQMVKDAQKGKFTVVKKKKVKKNSENQAKEDVVNGAVDEGEDTEEDALPGILNDTMRFGMFLQDLIFMVSDSGAVAYDPNANECYFASLSTQIPKNHVSLVTKENQIFIVGGLYYNEDNKEDPMSSYFLQYDHLDADWLGMPPLPSPRCLFGLGEAENSIFVVGGKELKEGEKTLDSVLCYDRLSFKWGEADPLPYSVYGHAVVSHKDLVYVIGGKGSDKKCLKKMCVYNPAKFEWKEMAPMKTARSLFGATVHKDKIYVAAGVTDSGLTNSVEVYDIATNKWDTFPEFPQERSSVSLVSLSGVLYLLGGFATVETESGELVPTELNDVWRYDEEQKKWEGVLREIQYASGATFLPVRLNVLRLTKM